The following are encoded together in the Populus trichocarpa isolate Nisqually-1 chromosome 5, P.trichocarpa_v4.1, whole genome shotgun sequence genome:
- the LOC7492130 gene encoding uncharacterized protein LOC7492130 translates to MSCSSSSASEEDEEGIDSYRKGGYHAVRVGDQFSGGRYIAQRKLGWGQFSTVWLAYDTRSSKYVALKIQKSAAQFAQAALHEIELLSAIANSDPSNSKCVVQLIDHFKHAGPNGQHQCMVLEFLGDSLLRLIRHNRYKGLELDKVREICKCIVTGLDYLHRELGIIHSDLKPENILLFSTIDPAKDPIRSGLTPILERPEGNHNGTSTMTLIEKKLKRRAKRAVAKISGRRVSMGGAVQKPERSLDGIDVRCKVVDFGNACWADKQFAEEIQTRQYRAPEVILRSGYSFSVDMWSFACTAFELATGDMLFAPKDGQDYSEDEDHLALMMELLGKMPRKIAIGGALSKDYFDRHGDLKRIRRLKFWPLDRLLVEKYKFSENDAREFAEFLCPLFDFTPEKRPTAQQCLQHPWLNLKSSTQNETKSESKVAKLGVGVSNLKVGK, encoded by the exons ATGTCGTGTTCTTCGTCGTCGGCATCGGAGGAAGATGAAGAGGGGATCGATTCCTACCGCAAAGGAGGTTATCATGCGGTGAGAGTAGGGGATCAGTTCTCCGGTGGCCGTTATATTGCACAGAGAAAGCTGGGGTGGGGCCAGTTTTCTACTGTTTGGCTCGCTTACGATACTCGATCCTCT AAATACGTTGCTCTTAAGATCCAGAAAAGTGCAGCACAATTTGCTCAAGCTGCGCTTCATGAGATTGAACTCCTTTCAGCCATAGCTAACAGTGACCCTTCAAATTCCAAGTGTGTTGTGCAACTGATTGACCACTTCAAGCATGCAGGGCCAAATGGGCAGCATCAGTGCATGGTCCTTGAATTTCTTGGTGACAGTTTATTGAGGTTAATCAGGCATAATCGTTACAAAGGACTTGAATTGGATAAAGTTAGAGAGATCTGTAAATGCATTGTGACAGGTTTGGATTACTTGCATAGAGAACTTGGTATAATCCACTCTGACCTAAAACCCGAAAATATTCTTCTCTTTTCCACCATTGATCCTGCCAAAGATCCAATTAGGTCTGGGCTCACACCAATCCTGGAAAGGCCTGAGGGAAACCATAATGGTACTTCCACTATGACTCTCATCGAGAAGAAGTTGAAAAGGAGGGCAAAGAGGGCAGTTGCTAAGATATCAGGAAGAAGAGTTTCAATGGGAGGAGCCGTGCAAAAGCCTGAGCGATCTCTGGATGGGATTGATGTGAGGTGCAAGGTTGTTGATTTTGGAAATGCGTGTTGGGCTGATAAGCAGTTTGCAGAAGAAATTCAAACCAGACAGTATAGAGCTCCTGAAGTCATTTTGCGATCTGGGTATTCCTTCTCTGTTGATATGTGGTCTTTTGCTTGCACGGCGTTTGAGCTTGCTACTGGGGACATGTTGTTCGCTCCCAAGGATGGACAAGACTACAGTGAAGATGAG GATCACCTTGCTCTTATGATGGAACTCCTTGGAAAGATGCCAAGAAAG ATAGCCATTGGAGGAGCTCTATCCAAGGATTATTTTGACAGGCATGGGGATCTTAAGAGGATTCGGAGGCTGAAGTTTTGGCCACTTGATCGCTTGCTGgttgaaaaatacaaattctCTGAAAATGATGCTCGGGAGTTTGCGGAATTTCTTTGTCCCCTTTTTGATTTTACACCAGAGAAGCGGCCCACTGCCCAGCAGTGCCTGCAACACCCATGGCTCAATCTCAAAAGCTCTACGCAGAACGAGACTAAAAGTGAATCTAAGGTGGCGAAGTTGGGTGTTGGAGTGAGCAATCTGAAGGTGGGTAAGTGA